A single genomic interval of Nocardioides palaemonis harbors:
- a CDS encoding helix-turn-helix domain-containing protein, with translation MTAQPQTPNPRRSPGDDMLTLQEACSLLRVPEGTLRYWRHLGCGPRSFKVGRHVRYWRADLTLWLSEQTNRPQDGR, from the coding sequence GTGACCGCCCAACCGCAGACACCCAATCCTCGCCGGAGCCCCGGCGACGACATGCTCACCCTCCAAGAAGCCTGCAGCCTCCTGCGCGTCCCCGAGGGCACGCTGCGCTACTGGCGCCACCTCGGCTGCGGCCCCCGCAGCTTCAAGGTCGGCCGCCACGTCCGCTACTGGCGCGCCGACCTCACGCTCTGGCTCTCCGAGCAGACCAACCGTCCACAGGACGGGAGATGA
- the mobF gene encoding MobF family relaxase yields MKFYRGTPKAARTYVEQDCARYDDYYLAEGAGIAKRFTGARSPDGLSRVTRRPNLDGAAYEIWVAGMDVETGEPKGRLRTDANGLRFVEVTINGPKTWSLAAALHPEVSAALDAAQDRAAEQIIAYLTAHATTRIGPRGRQVQVPVEQLEAAVIRHYTSRAGDPHRHLHLQINARVFAAGRWRGLHSVGVRDMIEAINGIGHAAVATDPELRTALADAGFTVDPESGEIKELEPFSGAFSARSAQIRANADRYEAAWRSEHPGEEPRPQLREVWDRRAWAEARPDKAVPTDGTQVIQGWNMDLHALGYRDPIAAAPLKAASISDIDRDRAAELVLARLGARRSAWNTADIRGQVETLIAQSGVVTTPGVRLELAEDLTERASACCTSLLLRPDVPEHVRALTSPAVLAVETQILERLMRRSEHAQHPRMDRATLARLGPEQARVVAALTGRSPLVVIEGAAGAGKTTTLSEVRTQLARSGRRLMVVTPTRKAADVASRETGAAGQSIAWLLHQHGWRWDDDGHWNRQPSEPCPEARLRRGDLLLVDEAGMVTQDDALALLTLADEAGARIALLGDRHQLPAVGRGGVLDHALACAHPSAVLTLERIHRFTDPDYADLSLRMRDGRDPDAVFDQLAERGQIVVHPSEAERTAALTEAGAGGALVVADTREQVAALNAAISNNLGHEHSSRSVSVITHRGEQLDVGACVATRRNDPTLGVTNRQTWTVTATTTAGDLIVHSPDRHIDRQLPAAYVRDHVELAYATTIHGAQGETVDHAHVAIGETTGAAAAYVAMTRGRESNVAHLVAATLDEARQQWSQVFTRDRADLGPAHLRYLALDAIDRYGPDSPRPNGHPSPIDHSSPTAARPSGIGL; encoded by the coding sequence CGCCCGCTACGACGACTACTACCTGGCCGAAGGCGCCGGCATCGCGAAGCGGTTCACGGGCGCGCGCTCCCCGGACGGTCTGAGCAGAGTCACCAGACGACCGAACCTCGACGGCGCCGCCTACGAGATCTGGGTCGCGGGTATGGACGTCGAGACCGGCGAGCCGAAGGGACGCCTACGCACGGACGCCAACGGGCTGCGGTTCGTCGAGGTCACCATCAACGGGCCCAAGACCTGGTCCCTCGCTGCCGCTCTGCATCCCGAGGTCTCCGCCGCGCTGGATGCCGCACAAGATCGTGCCGCCGAGCAGATCATCGCCTACCTCACCGCACACGCCACCACCCGGATCGGGCCACGCGGACGCCAGGTGCAGGTACCTGTCGAGCAGCTCGAGGCAGCCGTGATCCGGCACTACACGTCTCGCGCTGGCGACCCGCACCGCCACCTGCACCTCCAGATCAACGCCCGTGTCTTCGCGGCCGGCCGATGGCGCGGGCTCCACTCGGTCGGGGTGCGCGACATGATCGAGGCCATCAACGGGATCGGCCACGCCGCCGTCGCCACCGACCCCGAGCTCCGCACCGCGCTCGCCGACGCCGGCTTCACGGTCGACCCCGAGTCCGGCGAGATTAAGGAGCTCGAACCGTTCTCGGGCGCGTTCAGCGCCCGCAGCGCCCAGATCCGGGCCAACGCCGACCGGTACGAAGCCGCCTGGCGGTCCGAGCACCCCGGCGAGGAGCCACGACCGCAGCTGCGGGAGGTCTGGGACCGGCGTGCGTGGGCCGAAGCCCGACCCGACAAGGCCGTCCCGACTGACGGCACCCAAGTGATCCAGGGGTGGAATATGGACCTGCACGCGCTCGGATACCGAGACCCGATCGCCGCTGCCCCGTTGAAGGCGGCGTCGATCTCGGACATCGACCGCGACCGGGCGGCCGAACTCGTGCTCGCGCGCCTGGGTGCAAGACGGTCCGCCTGGAATACCGCCGACATCCGAGGGCAGGTCGAGACCCTGATCGCTCAGTCCGGCGTCGTCACCACCCCTGGCGTCCGGCTCGAGCTCGCCGAGGACCTCACCGAACGCGCGTCCGCCTGCTGCACCTCCCTGCTGCTGCGTCCCGACGTCCCCGAACACGTACGCGCGTTGACCTCACCAGCGGTGCTCGCCGTCGAGACCCAGATCCTCGAACGGCTCATGCGACGCTCCGAGCATGCCCAGCACCCTCGGATGGACCGCGCGACCCTGGCTCGGTTGGGGCCGGAGCAGGCGCGGGTGGTTGCGGCCCTGACCGGCCGGAGTCCGCTGGTCGTCATCGAGGGCGCTGCCGGCGCCGGCAAGACGACCACCCTCTCCGAGGTCCGAACGCAGCTTGCGCGGAGCGGTCGCCGACTGATGGTCGTGACCCCGACCCGAAAGGCCGCCGACGTCGCCTCACGTGAAACAGGCGCAGCAGGCCAGTCGATCGCATGGCTGCTCCACCAGCACGGCTGGCGCTGGGATGACGACGGCCACTGGAACCGGCAGCCCAGCGAACCGTGCCCGGAGGCGCGCCTGCGGCGCGGGGACCTGCTGCTGGTCGACGAGGCGGGCATGGTCACCCAGGACGACGCCCTGGCGCTGCTGACCCTGGCAGACGAAGCCGGTGCCCGGATCGCGCTTCTCGGTGACCGACACCAGCTCCCCGCCGTCGGTCGCGGCGGCGTCCTCGACCACGCCCTCGCCTGCGCACACCCCAGCGCCGTCCTCACGCTGGAACGCATCCACCGCTTCACCGACCCCGACTACGCCGACCTCAGCCTCCGCATGCGCGACGGCCGAGACCCCGACGCCGTCTTCGACCAGCTCGCCGAACGCGGCCAGATCGTCGTCCACCCCTCCGAAGCCGAACGCACCGCCGCACTCACCGAGGCCGGAGCCGGTGGCGCACTCGTGGTCGCGGACACCCGCGAACAGGTCGCCGCCCTCAACGCCGCCATCAGCAACAACCTGGGGCACGAGCACTCTTCACGGTCCGTCAGTGTGATCACGCACCGCGGCGAGCAACTCGACGTCGGAGCGTGCGTTGCCACCCGCCGCAACGACCCAACCCTTGGCGTCACCAACCGGCAGACCTGGACCGTCACCGCAACCACTACCGCCGGCGACCTGATAGTCCACTCCCCCGACCGACACATCGACCGGCAACTGCCAGCGGCGTACGTCCGCGACCACGTCGAACTGGCCTACGCCACGACCATCCATGGCGCACAGGGCGAGACCGTCGACCACGCCCACGTCGCCATCGGTGAGACCACCGGAGCAGCGGCGGCGTACGTCGCCATGACCCGAGGACGAGAATCGAACGTCGCGCACCTCGTCGCCGCAACCCTCGACGAAGCCCGCCAGCAGTGGAGCCAGGTCTTCACCCGCGACCGCGCGGACCTCGGCCCCGCCCACCTGCGCTACCTCGCACTCGACGCCATCGACCGCTACGGACCTGACTCTCCGCGACCGAACGGTCACCCTTCCCCCATCGACCACAGCAGCCCGACCGCCGCTCGACCCTCCGGAATCGGGCTCTGA
- the gltX gene encoding glutamate--tRNA ligase, producing MTTPVRVRFCPSPTGSPHVGLVRTALFNWAFARHHGGQIVFRMEDTDKERSTRESYDAILELWRWLGLDWDEGVEVGGPHGPYLQSERGDIYRDVLDRLRASSYTYDCYCRNEEVDARRKAAGSKVQGYDGFCRDLSDEQRDAFVAEGRAPIVRFRMPDGSITWDDAVRGDITFETENVPDYALSRANGDPLYTLVNPVDDAMMQITHVLRGEDLLSSTPRQLALFEALVELGIATSVPVYGHLPYVMGQGNKKLSKRDPEAHALAYREQGFIPEGLLNYLALLGWSIAGDRDVFSMAEMVEAFDIKDVNPNPARFDLKKAEAINTAQMRLLSLDEITHRALPFLKEAGVVGDPVSDADAQLLELAMPLVGERINKLGEAVPMLGFLFVDEADFERDPDDAAKAFDEQGLAVVQAAHDALADVHEWSTASIEEALRVALIEGMELKPRVAFGAVRVAVSGKRVSPPLFESMELLGRDRSLARLRSALG from the coding sequence ATGACCACCCCCGTCCGCGTTCGCTTCTGCCCGTCCCCGACCGGCTCGCCCCACGTCGGCCTCGTGCGTACGGCCCTGTTCAACTGGGCCTTCGCGCGCCACCACGGCGGCCAGATCGTCTTCCGGATGGAGGACACCGACAAGGAGCGCAGCACCCGGGAGTCCTACGACGCGATCCTCGAGCTGTGGCGCTGGCTGGGCCTCGACTGGGACGAGGGCGTCGAGGTCGGCGGGCCGCACGGGCCGTACCTGCAGAGCGAGCGCGGCGACATCTACCGCGACGTGCTCGACCGGCTGCGCGCGTCGTCCTACACCTACGACTGCTACTGCCGCAACGAGGAGGTCGACGCACGTCGCAAGGCGGCCGGCTCCAAGGTGCAGGGCTACGACGGCTTCTGCCGCGACCTCTCCGACGAGCAGCGCGACGCGTTCGTGGCCGAGGGCCGGGCGCCGATCGTCCGCTTCCGGATGCCCGACGGCTCGATCACCTGGGACGACGCCGTCCGCGGCGACATCACCTTCGAGACCGAGAACGTCCCCGACTACGCGCTCTCGCGCGCCAACGGCGACCCGCTCTACACCCTGGTCAACCCGGTCGACGACGCGATGATGCAGATCACCCACGTGCTGCGCGGTGAGGACCTGCTGTCCAGCACGCCGCGCCAGCTCGCGCTCTTCGAGGCCTTGGTCGAGCTCGGGATCGCGACGAGCGTGCCGGTCTACGGCCACCTGCCCTACGTCATGGGCCAGGGCAACAAGAAGCTCTCCAAGCGCGACCCCGAGGCGCACGCGCTGGCCTACCGCGAGCAGGGCTTCATCCCCGAGGGCCTCCTCAACTACCTCGCGCTCCTCGGCTGGTCGATCGCCGGCGACCGCGACGTGTTCTCGATGGCGGAGATGGTCGAGGCGTTCGACATCAAGGACGTCAACCCCAACCCCGCGCGCTTCGACCTCAAGAAGGCCGAGGCGATCAACACCGCGCAGATGCGGCTGCTGTCGCTCGACGAGATCACCCACCGCGCGCTGCCGTTCCTCAAGGAGGCCGGCGTCGTCGGCGACCCCGTCTCCGACGCCGACGCGCAGCTGCTCGAGCTCGCGATGCCGCTGGTCGGCGAGCGGATCAACAAGCTGGGCGAGGCGGTGCCGATGCTGGGCTTCCTCTTCGTCGACGAGGCCGACTTCGAGCGCGACCCCGACGACGCCGCCAAGGCGTTCGACGAGCAGGGACTCGCGGTCGTGCAGGCCGCCCACGACGCGCTGGCGGACGTCCACGAGTGGTCCACCGCCTCGATCGAGGAGGCGCTGCGGGTCGCGCTGATCGAGGGCATGGAGCTCAAGCCGCGCGTCGCCTTCGGCGCGGTCCGGGTCGCGGTGAGCGGCAAGCGGGTCAGCCCGCCCCTGTTCGAGTCGATGGAGCTGCTCGGGCGCGACCGCAGCCTGGCGCGGCTCCGGTCCGCGCTCGGCTGA
- a CDS encoding CPBP family intramembrane glutamic endopeptidase has protein sequence MAAPLSPDFRPQYHQLHRVGRPGVWRSLVGSVLVLVLVFALVPLLAGLVAFALLMATGRDAASAQAALDVTQEATPTGLALLNVVIAMAIPVTFLVTWWLHRLKPRWVSSVTPRLRWRYLFACLGVSLVALLASLLVGMLLPLAPGEAPVGQVNEFTTRTRDFLLVILLLTPLQAAGEEYLFRGYLTQAFGSLMWGRRASQALAVLGPAFIFALFHGLSQDVPVFFDRFAFGVVAGILVIRTGGLEAGIAMHVLNNFLAFGLALAFGDLTSALNATGGSSWWMILSTLTQSLVYLALASWVAKAMGLVNEGPPVGGALPPPTGRPELVGQPPRV, from the coding sequence GTGGCCGCGCCGCTCAGCCCCGACTTCCGACCGCAGTACCACCAGCTGCACCGGGTCGGCCGGCCCGGCGTGTGGCGCTCGCTCGTGGGCTCGGTGCTGGTGCTGGTCCTCGTGTTCGCCCTCGTACCGCTGCTGGCGGGCCTGGTCGCGTTCGCGCTGCTGATGGCGACCGGCCGCGACGCGGCCAGCGCGCAGGCCGCGCTCGACGTGACCCAGGAGGCGACGCCGACCGGGCTGGCGCTGCTCAACGTGGTGATCGCGATGGCGATCCCGGTGACCTTCCTCGTGACGTGGTGGCTCCACCGGCTCAAGCCGCGCTGGGTGTCGTCGGTCACGCCGCGCCTGCGCTGGCGCTACCTCTTCGCCTGCCTCGGGGTGTCGCTCGTCGCGCTGCTCGCCTCGCTGCTGGTCGGGATGCTCCTGCCGCTGGCGCCGGGCGAGGCGCCGGTCGGGCAGGTCAACGAGTTCACCACTCGCACCCGCGACTTCCTGCTCGTGATCCTGCTGCTCACCCCGCTCCAGGCGGCGGGGGAGGAGTACCTCTTCCGCGGCTACCTCACCCAGGCCTTCGGCTCGCTGATGTGGGGACGACGCGCCTCGCAGGCTCTCGCCGTGCTCGGGCCGGCCTTCATCTTCGCGCTGTTCCACGGCCTGTCGCAGGACGTGCCGGTCTTCTTCGACCGGTTCGCCTTCGGCGTGGTCGCGGGCATCCTGGTGATCCGCACCGGCGGTCTCGAGGCGGGCATCGCGATGCACGTGCTCAACAACTTCCTCGCCTTCGGCCTCGCCCTTGCGTTCGGTGACCTCACCTCCGCGCTCAACGCGACCGGCGGCAGCAGCTGGTGGATGATCCTGTCCACGCTGACCCAGTCGCTGGTCTACCTCGCGCTCGCGTCGTGGGTGGCGAAGGCGATGGGCCTGGTCAACGAGGGACCGCCGGTCGGGGGCGCGCTGCCGCCGCCGACGGGGCGCCCCGAGTTGGTCGGCCAGCCACCTCGCGTGTAA